The DNA window ACACTGACGCTGAAGACCGACGCACGCGGGGTTGCGACGCTGACACTGAACCGGCCCGACAAGCATAACGCGATGTCTGCGCAGATGCTTGAGGATCTCACGCAGGCAGCCGTCACACTGGGCGCGGACGACACGGTGCGTGTTGTTGTGCTGACCGGTGCGGGGCCGTCGTTCTGTGCGGGCGGCGATCTGGGCTGGATGCGTGCGCAGATGTCGATGGATGCGCAGACACGCACGGCAGAGGCGCGCAAACTGGCGACGATGCTGGACGCGCTCAACACATTACCGAAACCGCTGATCGGCGCGCTGCAGGGCAATGCTTTCGGGGGAGGGGTGGGTCTCGCCTGCGTCTGCGATGTGGCCATTGCAGCCGGGAGCGCCAGGTTCGGTCTGACAGAGACGCGACTGGGTCTTATTCCGGCGACTATCGGCCCCTATGTGATCGCGCGCATGGGCGAGGGCCGGGCACGGCGTGTGTTCATGTCTGGCCGGATTTTCGACGCCGCAGAGGCTGTTGATCTGGGCATCCTTGCGCGGGCTGTGCCTGCGGCAGAGCTTGAGGAGGCGGTGGACCGTGAGGTGAAACCCTATCTCAGCTGCGCGCCAGGTGCAGTGGCCGCGGCAAAAAAGCTGGCCCGCGATCTGGGGCCGCGGATTGATGCCGCGCTGATTGATCACACCATCGCCGCACTCGCCGAGCGATGGGACGGTGCAGAGGCCGTGGAAGGGATTGATGCTTTCTTTGCAAAACGCAAACCGGCGTGGACGGTGTAACCACCTTTTACGGATCTGCTGAGACCGGCAACGGCATAAGAGTTTCGGTGGCACCGGGTGCGGCTTAAGTGCACCGAAAGACCGGCAAAGGAGCAGGTCACGAAAAAAAATCCGCGGACCCGGGGCCCGCGGATTTGCTTCAGACTGGTGTAAACCGGTCTTACTTCGGCAGCAGCACAGTGTCGATCACGTGGATCACACCGTTTGTCGCAACGATATCGGCGGTTGTGACGTTGGCGCTGTTCACTTTCACGCCACCGCCTGTGCCGTCGACGTGAATGGTCTGGCCCTGAACGGTTGCAACATTTGTGCGCGCGCCTGTGACGTCAGCGGCGGAAACGGCACCCGGAATTACGTGATATGTGAGGACTTTGACCAGCTGGTCTTTGTTCTCCGGCAGAAGCAGGCTGTCGACGGTGCCGGCAGGCAGCTTTGCAAAAGCGGCATTGGTCGGTGCGAAGACAGTGAACGGTCCTTCGCTTTTGAGGGTCTCAACCAGACCGGCGGCCTGAACAGCGGCAACAAGTGTGCTGAAATCTTCGTTGGAGGCTGCAATATCGACAATGTCGCCGCCCTGGTTTGCGGTTGTGCACGCTGCGATGAATGCGAGCGCGCCGGCGGCGATTGTGGATTTAAGTGCAAAGCGTCTGTTCATGTCTTAACCTCTGGTCTGTTGACCGCGTGACCCGGGGGCCGGGTTTTTCCTGCGGTGGTCGTATATTAAAGGTACACACAGGTTACGGCGCGTGCCGCAGCGTGGATCATAAATCGCGGAAAAGGCTTTGGAACCCACCTGAACCTGCCGCGCAAAGCAGCGCATCCGGCATCGTAACCGGCAGAAATCCGCGCGCGCGGGCGCAGTGATTGACACAACCGGAGAATTCGACAAGAGTAAACTTCAACCGGGGGTTGCTTTTGTCCGGCGCCGCAATGCCTGTTTTGCGGCGAGGCCGGATGATAAATCTGCGAGGTGCCATCGGGTGGTTCGCAGAAACCTGACCGCCGCCGTCCGGCGCGCTGCTCGTGGGGGCCGGCGCGCCGGATCTTTAACGCGCCGTCGCTGATATTTCCACATCTCAGCGTTCTGTCCCGGCAGCGTCCGACCGGCAAGACCGGAATGGTTGCGCGGATCCGGAACCTCTCCGGGTCTGCGCGTAAAACACTCGTCATTTCTGACAATTAGCGGCGTCAGATATCGACTGTGCCGGCCCGTATGAGATTATCTGCGGGTGCCGGCGGGGAATCGCATGAGCCGCCCGGGGTCCCCTGACATACCGACGCAGGCGTGCAGGGCGCTCAGAAGGCCCTTTACCTCGTATGCCGAGGGGATCTGCATGCGTGTCAGGGCGGCGGGATCTCGGCGATGTATTCGGCGCTGAAGGCAAATTGAGCTCTAACATATTGATATAAAATATTTTTGCTGATCCTGTATCGCACGTGGCCGTCCGCAACCGCTCGAAAATCTAAGTGCGGCGGCGGCTGTTGCGGGCCGCTGCTGAACCCCGCTAACCTTCGGATTTTGTCGCAGTTTTTGCGATGTCTTTCCGGCGGGCTCCGGTTGACCCCCGCATGACACAGGCGTAAACCATTCGGAGCCCCTTTCGCCGCGGGGCAGCATCGCGCGAGAGCGCATGATCAGACGAAAAGGAGCCTCCCTTGGACGAGATGCTACGGGAATACCTGCCTATCCTTATGTTTCTGGCGGTTGCCATCGGTCTGGGCCTGGTCCTGATCCTCGCCGCCGTTGTGGTCGCCGTGCGCAACCCGGACCCGGAAAAGGTCTCTGCATATGAGTGCGGGTTCAACGCATTTGACGACGCGCGGATGAAATTCGACGTGCGCTTTTATCTGGTCTCAATTCTTTTCATCATCTTCGATCTGGAGATCGCCTTTCTCTTTCCCTGGGCTGTGGCCTTCAAGGATGTGAGCATGGTCGGGTTCTGGTCGATGATGGTCTTTCTGGGCGTGCTGACGATCGGCTTTGCCTATGAGTGGAAAAAAGGAGCGCTGGAATGGCAGTAGCCGCCGGAGCCAACGTTGCAGGGGCGGACCGCGAGGTCGCGACCCAGGACCTGAACCGCGAGTTGCAGGACAAGGGGTTTCTGCTGACCTCGACCGAGGACATCATCAACTGGGCGCGCACCGGCTCGCTGCACTGGATGACCTTCGGGCTTGCGTGCTGTGCTGTGGAGATGATGCATACGTCTATGCCGCGCTATGACCTTGAGCGGTTCGGCACGGCACCACGGGCGAGCCCGCGCCAGTCGGATCTGATGATCGTTGCAGGCACGCTTACCAACAAAATGGCGCCGGCGCTGCGCAAGGTCTATGATCAGATGCCCGAGCCGCGCTATGTGATTTCGATGGGCTCC is part of the Roseobacter ponti genome and encodes:
- a CDS encoding crotonase/enoyl-CoA hydratase family protein, whose translation is MFDTLTLKTDARGVATLTLNRPDKHNAMSAQMLEDLTQAAVTLGADDTVRVVVLTGAGPSFCAGGDLGWMRAQMSMDAQTRTAEARKLATMLDALNTLPKPLIGALQGNAFGGGVGLACVCDVAIAAGSARFGLTETRLGLIPATIGPYVIARMGEGRARRVFMSGRIFDAAEAVDLGILARAVPAAELEEAVDREVKPYLSCAPGAVAAAKKLARDLGPRIDAALIDHTIAALAERWDGAEAVEGIDAFFAKRKPAWTV
- a CDS encoding NuoB/complex I 20 kDa subunit family protein; translation: MAVAAGANVAGADREVATQDLNRELQDKGFLLTSTEDIINWARTGSLHWMTFGLACCAVEMMHTSMPRYDLERFGTAPRASPRQSDLMIVAGTLTNKMAPALRKVYDQMPEPRYVISMGSCANGGGYYHYSYSVVRGCDRIVPVDVYVPGCPPTAEALLYGILQLQRKIRRTGTIVR
- a CDS encoding NADH-quinone oxidoreductase subunit A, coding for MDEMLREYLPILMFLAVAIGLGLVLILAAVVVAVRNPDPEKVSAYECGFNAFDDARMKFDVRFYLVSILFIIFDLEIAFLFPWAVAFKDVSMVGFWSMMVFLGVLTIGFAYEWKKGALEWQ
- a CDS encoding fasciclin domain-containing protein, producing the protein MNRRFALKSTIAAGALAFIAACTTANQGGDIVDIAASNEDFSTLVAAVQAAGLVETLKSEGPFTVFAPTNAAFAKLPAGTVDSLLLPENKDQLVKVLTYHVIPGAVSAADVTGARTNVATVQGQTIHVDGTGGGVKVNSANVTTADIVATNGVIHVIDTVLLPK